In Drosophila nasuta strain 15112-1781.00 chromosome 2R, ASM2355853v1, whole genome shotgun sequence, a single genomic region encodes these proteins:
- the LOC132787876 gene encoding peroxisomal carnitine O-octanoyltransferase — MDRESLFVATKDDGDTYAFDETLPALPLPELSDTMQRYYASLVPFGTAEELAQSRSIIEQFQNGVGAELHAKLKERASKMKNWLGTWWEDYGYHLLRLPLLPYQIMAMPCQMNLVDIPETSDYMLKTLARQIHHTLEFWDLTRKGTMKPLSSNGGKIKYSSALYKHFFSTTRVPGLEQDHIEKHFLSKNEGNGPNHILIGAKGRQFSFSCVHEDDSILTAPEILVNLQRLRSILDYEAEGDGVSALTHDDRTNWAKNRNHLCEISEENKRTLLSVESSVMVLCWDEHCPNDAEQASQLSIYGDYHSRWADRSSCLVAFKNGHFVYTGEHSCYDGTISASFATFMQLSFFEVPEPDWSEAHSTKVLPIEELKFQLDDTLKSEIKRVLKEVEERGIDVTATFTVFDDYGKEFMKSMKLHPDSFVQVILQWTYYQMHKEIAPTYETALMRHFYNGRTETLRSCTSAVHDFLKASSNTSTTDAQLIKAFRAAVNEHRHMMDEARKGNGIDRHLFGLWCVAYENKLDIPALYDDPLYAKSGGGGNFVLSTSTLGFTPNVGFVAPMTFDGYGVFYAITSDAIYINSTAYRDSIKTSARKYNIIFKESFRRMRKLLEQLKTDSNL, encoded by the exons ATGGATCGCGAAAGCCTTTTTGTTGCAACTAAGGATGATGGCGACACCTACGCCTTTGATGAGACGTTGCCAGCACTGCCTCTGCCCGAGCTGAGCGATACCATGCAGCGTTATTATGCCAGTCTGGTGCCCTTTGGAACCGCCGAGGAACTGGCTCAATCCCGCAGCATTATCGAGCAGTTCCAGAACGGCGTTGGAGCTGAATTGCATGCCAAACTCAAGGAGCGTgcttcgaaaatgaaaaactggCTGGGCACTTGGTGGGAGGATTATGGTTACCATTTGCTACGCCTGCCCCTTTTGCCCTATCAGATCATGGCTATGCCTTGCCAGATGAATTTAGTGGACATTCCCGAGACGAGCGATTATATGCTGAAG ACCCTTGCCCGTCAAATCCATCATACGCTCGAGTTCTGGGATCTGACGCGCAAAGGCACAATGAAGCCTCTTTCGTCCAATGGCGGCAAGATTAAATACTCCTCGGCCTTGTACAAACATTTCTTTTCGACCACGCGAGTCCCTGGCCTCGAACAGGATCACATCGAGAAGCATTTCCTGTCCAAGAACGAGGGCAATGGACCCAACCACATTCTCATTGGCGCCAAGGGGCGACAGTTTAGCTTTAGTTGTGTGCACGAAGATGACAGCATTCTGACAGCACCCGAGATTCTGGTGAATTTGCAGCGCTTACGCAGCATTCTTGACTATGAAGCAGAGGGGGATGGCGTCTCAGCTCTAACACACGATGATCGCACCAATTGGGCTAAGAATCGTAATCATCTGTGCGAGATTTCCGAGGAGAACAAGCGCACATTGCTCTCGGTGGAAAGCTCAGTCATGGTTCTCTGCTGGGACGAACACTGTCCGAATGATGCAGAGCAAGCTTCACAGCTGTCCATCTATGGTGACTATCATTCCCGCTGGGCGGATCGCAGCAGTTGCCTGGTGGCTTTCAAGAACGGTCACTTTGTATATACCGGAGAGCATAGTTGCTACGATGGCACAATTAGCGCTAGCTTTGCCACTTTTATGCAACTCAGTTTCTTCGAAGTACCAGAACCCGATTGGAGCGAGGCGCACAGCACGAAGGTGCTGCCCATTGAGGAGCTCAAGTTTCAGTTGGACGACACACTCAAGTCTGAGATTAAACGCGTGCTTAAAGAGGTCGAAGAACGG GGTATCGATGTCACGGCGACATTTACAGTGTTTGATGACTACGGCAAGGAGTTTATGAAGAGCATGAAACTGCATCCAGATTCGTTTGTGCAGGTCATCTTGCAATGGACATACTACCAGATGCATAAGGA AATTGCTCCCACCTATGAAACGGCATTGATGCGTCACTTTTACAATGGACGCACTGAAACGTTGCGCTCCTGCACCAGCGCTGTTCACGATTTTCTTAAGGCCTCGTCGAACACATCCACAACTGATGCTCAGCTGATTAAAGCCTTCCGCGCTGCTGTCAACGAGCACAGACACATGATGGACGAGGCGCGCAAGGGAAATGGCATCGATAGACATCTCTTTGGTCTGTGGTGTGTTGCCTACGAAAACAAATTAGACATTCCGGCGCTCTACGATGATCCCTTGTATGCCAAGagtggcggcggtggcaactTTGTGTTGTCCACCAGTACGCTGGGTTTCACACCCAATGTGGGCTTTGTGGCCCCAATGACCTTTGATGGCTATGGCGTCTTCTATGCGATTACATCGGATGC CATTTACATCAACTCGACGGCGTATCGTGACAGCATCAAGACGAGTGCTCGAAAATATAACATCATCTTCAAAGAGTCGTTCCGACGCATGCGAAAACTGCTGGAACAGCTGAAGACTGattcaaatttgtaa